GAACCTTAATTAGGATctgacaaaataatgaaatcataTGTTTTACACTTTTGGCCCTCTGTcgagggatacatctagaattgtctccttGGAAAGAGTCATTTTCTCGAGGATGAAACTGTCTTAGTCTCTGGTAAAAGTAACTCATATAAGATACATTTGCCAAAAACAATGCTTATCAAATCTGTCAAACTACAGTCAATTAGATCAATATCGTAGACAAACTTTATGATGTTTTAGAATTAAGCCAAAAAAATGGCAAAATGACTTTGCGacacattttatgtatttttgttttttgaaaatttgaaaataccTGTGATATGTTTCAAGGCCAGACAGACGTGCCGTTATCACAAGTTGGAATACAGCAGGCAAAGATGGCAGCAAACCGCCTGGAGAATGAGAACTTCACCCATGTGTTCTCTAGTGACTTGAGTAGGGCAAATCAGACAGCACAGGTGATCATGGAAGGAAACAGTGTGTGTCACAGCACGGTCATCACAGACAAGCGGCTTCGTGAGAGGGTAACGTttcataaatttttttttaaaaaaaaacccataatcCAACATGGTTTTGACTTTTCATTTGGTTATACGGAATATATCTCTGTATGTAGAGagtttttctttttatcttgTTAGCTAAAATGATATTTGGCATTTAACATGagttactttcttcttcctaacatctCCGCAGGTAAGAGTAAGAAGTGTACCTGCTGGCCCTATATTgcatcataaaaggcgactaaatttaggatcttatcttttgtTTCTTCtaacttactttcttcttcctaacatctcccttgacaccacctcactttagTTGACCATTCACCTctttgaggaaggctctgggttctctCCCCTGACcaagacatgtacatgtacaccataGTTTATAAAAGTagaagtttctgctcctgctttgcaTGCAGCACTAGGGGTGTGGGACAACAAGTTCGCCCGTTTTCAGtttaatgtgactggatggggtgtgttgcttggtgtcttcagtggtatatacttcagtgatatagcactataaaaacaactgtatattaaaaagggcaagagttccactatacaaggagacacaacacaaatataccacagtctcccaaaacacacacctcgcaattcatacacataacacactgcatacatgggagggcgcccttacatgactcttgctgttaacaggacgttaattaacTGAAACCAACAAACAATTTGCATGAAAGTAAAACCAGGGAAGTAACCCTTTAAACCATATTGTAAAACCTCCTTTCATTGAAAGTTACTGAAACCCACTTAATTGTAATTATTATGAAGAAATCTTCAGTGCTAATGGGATTTAATTATATTTGGGTCATACTATACAGTTTTCACACAAAAAATTACAGGTAAGTAACTTTCACGTTCATTTAATTACAGAGCTATTTACTCTATGAgataaaatacacaatatgaCCACactgcagtcttccaaaacacacgACACCACAGGCATTCATCTCACACACAGGGTAGGTTGCCTTTAGATGATAGCTGTTGATAATTAAAAGTAGATATTAAAAGTTAAACCAAAATTAGGTAGCAACTAGCTAGCAATCATAGGAAAaggtattttattttcatttaaaatatactGGGGTAATTGTGTCCTCTATCTGTTTTGATGCCTCAGCCCATCTCATACTTTGCCCATGGAGGTAGCGGTTCCGGTCatacaaataatattaattGTTATGAACAGCTTAATTATGGGTACACAATATCATTGATGTTATAATGTTTAACATGAATAGGAATTGTGAAGATTAAAGGTGAAACAGAaattgtatttgcatattttaatatcaaatcacTGTATCATATTTATGGACACGCTATTGGTATAAGTAGTTTTGATTTTTGGCTTTAACTTTTGCAAGAAACCATCACCTGGATTTAGTTTCTCTCTTTGGCAGAAATTTGGGGCACTTGAGGGGAAATCTCACAACGAGCTGATTGCTGCTGCCAAGAAAGCAAACACCAATGTGGCCAGTTATACCCCGCCTGGTGCTGAAACAAACTTACAGGTAAGGCTTAGGTTACTTCATTGTGAATGGGTCAAGGGTCAATGGTCAAACACTAAGGATGTAACTAAGAAACGTAACTCTGTTAATATACAAGGTTATCAATTAAACAAAGCACCCTTTTCAAATTCACTTGTCCGAAGTCCACTCACAACATATGAATATTATGAATACAGAATTTTTGGGGaatcattatttttctattgacGTAGCATCAGAAACCTTTTTACTTTAGTCTTATTTACATTTGTGCTTGAGATAATTAATGGTTTTAAAACATTGTCAATGTTGTTCAAGTGAGTACAGCTTGTCACATATCGGCCAATGTTTGTTGCCTAAAAAAGGAGTGAATGTTATCTTTATAATGATTTTTACTTGTATTTTAGAGATAATATGTAAGCTTATCAGTAACAAATATGGATGGATTTACATGTCTGTAGAGCATTCTGATGTGTGAATGAATATTACaagatttaaaattattatcaaatttattttggatGATATACATATAAGATCTTGAAGAAATTGATGCTGACTAAGGCATTACCATGTATGATTTAATAACTACACTGCTGTCGATAAAACCTGTCAATGACAATGAAGCACTTGTACAAATCAGAAAGACAATGGTTTCAGCTTCAATATTTTATACTGTCTTGTAGATGCAAGAGCGGGCTATGTCATTTTTTCGTGATCTATGCAAACTTCTGGTGGCCTTCATGAATGAAACTGAAGATAATGAATACACACCAGGATCAATAAAACAGCGTCATGGTGGCAGTCTGGGACGTAATAGTGGCAACATACGTAACCGTCTTGTGAGCAGTCGACGTAGCCAATCTTTCTGTGGCATTGCATCAATGTCAGATGCTCCAGATCTAGACATATATAATAAGGATTACCAATCATCTGATCAGAAACGACGCAAATACGAGAAAGATATTGACACAAGCGACGATACAGAAGGTAGTCCATGTCACAACTCTTCAACAACAGCAGCAACAGTAAATAATTCTGTACGATCTCAATACACAAATGGTGGGTTGTGTTCTTCTCAAGACGAGAATCTCACTGACACTGTGATAGGTAGGTCAAACTCGAGCAGTTCTTCCGGCTATGCCAGTCTGCCAGATGGCACAGACTTGTCTGACAAAGATGGGGAAGAACAAACAGAACGAGAGGACAAGTCACAGAAAAAGAAAGCTAGTCAGGAGAATCTGTTCAATCCTAGTGGTTATCTAGAACTTAATTGTGAATCCTCAGacaatttttcaaattcagAAAATGAGCACTCTTCAGATTCACCGGCTGATGCTAAACCAGATTCAGACCAAACCTTTATCGCTGGGCCATCAGTGGTGAACCGGTCCCCAGCAGGTGGTTACTGTCCAAATGTGTCCCTATCTCCACTACTAGCCCATCGTCTGTCCAGTGTGTCCAGCATCAGCTCTGGTAGAAACAGTTCCTTTGATGATATGGACGGACTCCCCCCGACGGTGGCAGATGTCCTCATTGTAAGCCATGGTGGTTTTATCAAGGAAATGATACGCTACTTTGTAGAGAATCTTGGATGTAAAATACCTGGAGGTAAAAGCCATGCACTCAAAGTATGTGCTAATTGTAGCCTTTCTAAGTTTACTGTGACTGTACATAACATTAGTGAATCTCCAACGGTCAGCTGTATTAGTATCAATGAGAAAGACCACCTCCGTGAGGTTGATGTCACTGAGTTTGACCTGGCTCTCTAGCATCTCAAATTTAATGGCTTTTTGTTAGCATATCTATTTGGTCATCAGTTTcatgtggttttttttgttaaatttttttttcatttttgtttttatgttcaaATCTTTCCACTCCCAAAATATGTTCTGATATTTTAAGAATACATATTTTTGGCTATAAGTAAGATAAGTAATTTTTTTCCCATGAAAATTCCAAGACacaatttttcaaagttttaatATGAGGTGATCCTTTCTTAAAATCccaaatttggtaaaaaaaattgtttgatgCATACTGTACATTCTCTTAAATTTGCTTCCTGTCGTCTCCTTTTTGAAAAACTGCATCATGCATAGcttacaaaaacatacagaaaAGAAATAGTAAGGCAATATGTGGCtgttttgtgaaataaaatttagcCTTCACAATATATCCTTTGTTTTTAAAGTCAAAttatacttattattatacatagTGGAAGATGTctgattttattatttctttcaaTGTCAGCCATCAGGTTTTGTTTTTCACCAGATTTTCAGTGACTTGAATTTAGTGTGTAGTTCATTTACCAGTTGATTATTAAATGTAATTCCCTGTCCCGTCCAGCTTTGTTCAAAATGTAGATCTGTAGCTTATAGATTATAGTTGTTCATAGAAACCACATATCATTCAATTCTAATACTTTTGATGAACGAAAtacaaacttaaaaaaaaagttatagaATTTAGTGTATTTATCCCTGACTGAGGTTTGAAATTGGAAGaagtaaatagataaatatagtACAGTAATCCATTTGATACACGAtcttaaatatgtaaaatgtaaatactaTATTAAAAAGCCCTTATTAGAGATTTTCATAGAAAGATGAATGGTGTCAGTCATGATCTAGATAAGATGTATTCATAACTGAACTTGTGTCAGTATTTATAATTTTTGGCATTGATGtacattgtttatgtaaataaagtTGGTAACTACACATTGTAATTTGTAGTTTGAAAACTACTCTCACTTTTATccaattaatatatttaatcatttataaataCTTTAAACTACATTAGCCTTTGATTGATAACTGCTAGTTTAAGCTTTGGTGAGGGCATTTAGTGCTCTCAGTTTTCTTACTAACACTGTCTTATGTGAGTCTTATCGATCGCAGACAGATATATCAGTAGCCTTTACTTTGATAACTATAGCAGCAATTTTCTGTGTCCTCATACTTCCTCTGTCTATAAGTCTATCTCATTACCAATATAATGTGATTGTAAAAAATACTTTCAATGAAAACAAGaggtttgaaaatgattttcaaaagtCCAGAACAGACTTTCAAATAATGAATtggccatatatatacatgtctttCATAGTAtgatatagtacatgtattgtgAGAATGTGGTCTAGAGTATCTGCATGTACTATTTTAAGAATGTTATGAaaatttgattgattaaatGCAGGTGTTTTTATATAAGAAACTTGCAATCTGTTATGATTAGGGctttaaaatacattattttggtagaagaatttcaaagaaaatcttATCATTCTTGAGTCTGTAGGATTTGGAATGCATGCTATTTTTGGAATCATATTATCTTAAAACTTCTTATCAGACCGCAGTCAGAGTcgaaataacaaaacataaaaaagtatgtataatttatcatattttctgAACTTTATTGTGATCATTACCGTATACATTGTTTGACACAGAATCAGAACAAACAAGATACACTATTAAAGAAAGTAAACTTGAAgatcattttgaatttctaaTCTATTTTGAGTCAATTGCTTATTGTTACTCTGATTTTGATTTCGTGGATTGCTCAGTTGACATCACAGGACTTTTTCAGCATGTCACCTACTTGTCTTTTTGAAAGCCTATAGCtatagttacatatatatatataaagttaaaatgaatgagtgtttttaatatgataaatgttGATTGTGTTGAATTTGTTATTATGAAGAGAATGAGTTGTTACGTATGTCACTACTAATGCATCagtatgatatatttatttcctTGAACACTTTCATTACCGGTAAGACATAAAtggcattatatatatatactattattttaactgatgacatataaacatgataatgaattgtacatttttgaaatttttacgGCTTTGCCAGTGTTCATTATATTATACTAGTACTGTATTAAATCAAAACATTGGGCATTGTTtactttattttgtaatataaaggTTCAATAATCTGCTCTTTTTGGTAAAGTTGTTTATGCATTCACAGCAAggaataatttttttaatttttttttagtgttttggGTAAGATTTTTACCTTTAATTACTGATACAAAATGTGGTAGGCTTCTCTGAAAATTATAACATGTAATTACACTAAGATTTTATTAAAGTGGTTAAAATGACATGATATTTGTCTAAGTTGGGTTGCTATTGacatagctgcaatattgtagctcaaaagacttttagacagaaaatggtatcgtctttagagctacaattccTAAATTGGTGTCtgttactgctaatggagcgaATCATTGATCATGCAAATcattacaaaaacatttatatacattttatagtactgtacttgttttatatcgcttATCTagtaggcaataaaactgaatcgtctaaaatatcaaattcacagcgagacagtagttttttaaatatatatatgcaataatTGCCTTTCCGGATGGGGATTTAtacagcaagtctacaaattgtgaatttgacatGTTGTGAGTGGTAGGGTAGATATTAAGAAGGATCGTgatgtttgttttagacaaaaacaatataaaaatgcatatatatgcataaaataattggaaacccaaaaaagtacagaaaattGTGCACGAGTGATTTTcagaggcagtgctccactaagACATATAGGGACCATTTCGTACGTGGCTGAATGGTATAGTAGGCCGAGTACATACATTCGTTCTATTGACATAACCATATCACTAGAACCAGAAGATACTGAACTCTTAAGAAATATgatacaaagggaagtaactctggtataCCTTTTggtctatcagagttacttcatTTTGTACcatattcttaatatttttattaaagtaAGAATTGATTGTGATATTTTtgacatacattgggtgttctagcatatccaGTGGTGCGCTACCATGATacatatgctagaacacccaatgtgtGCTACACACTAATATGAATGtcaaaaatttgacaaacaatgcttatatttacatttaaaatagtCATTATCGttttaaaaaggaaaatgttaaaaaataaagcAAGTAAATAAAACAACCGACTTAACAATAGCAGTAGATGAAAtattctcccaccattcactgatttggTTTTAGCCGtgggagatttctctgtcaacccctagggTACACATATGATAGATTGCGCGCtctaaccttttgaacctgaagacaGGCTATtatctcttctttttcttttgtatatgggagaaaaagaattattccctacctatgagggtgtgacaacaaaatcacaatcCTAGGGGGAATTCCTGAATGtcaaaccctcggcaagcctcgggttggacgttcatgaattacgggttgtgattttgttgtcacaccctctaggtaggtaaagattctattagtcatatcaataaaccagatatacaaAGATAGATACAATAAttcaatccatttcaaatattttaattagaatatattttcatattggtcaattttaa
The nucleotide sequence above comes from Argopecten irradians isolate NY chromosome 1, Ai_NY, whole genome shotgun sequence. Encoded proteins:
- the LOC138333827 gene encoding uncharacterized protein yields the protein MVVFSLTLVRHGETLYNRKKILQGQTDVPLSQVGIQQAKMAANRLENENFTHVFSSDLSRANQTAQVIMEGNSVCHSTVITDKRLRERKFGALEGKSHNELIAAAKKANTNVASYTPPGAETNLQMQERAMSFFRDLCKLLVAFMNETEDNEYTPGSIKQRHGGSLGRNSGNIRNRLVSSRRSQSFCGIASMSDAPDLDIYNKDYQSSDQKRRKYEKDIDTSDDTEGSPCHNSSTTAATVNNSVRSQYTNGGLCSSQDENLTDTVIGRSNSSSSSGYASLPDGTDLSDKDGEEQTEREDKSQKKKASQENLFNPSGYLELNCESSDNFSNSENEHSSDSPADAKPDSDQTFIAGPSVVNRSPAGGYCPNVSLSPLLAHRLSSVSSISSGRNSSFDDMDGLPPTVADVLIVSHGGFIKEMIRYFVENLGCKIPGGKSHALKVCANCSLSKFTVTVHNISESPTVSCISINEKDHLREVDVTEFDLAL